In a genomic window of Cuculus canorus isolate bCucCan1 chromosome 4, bCucCan1.pri, whole genome shotgun sequence:
- the SPEF1 gene encoding sperm flagellar protein 1 isoform X1 codes for MAEEARGGLYRWLDRVPLSRPRRNLTRDFSDGVLAAELVRFHFPALVQLHSFIPASATAQKLSNWGHLNRKVLPKLNFSIPEEVIQEIVQCRPGTVEQVLILLRQKIEEKQKEKRSKKAAGPGQEPSVRAALEDVSYLETGCSKPRIGGGCAVGSPGGVGRTTRPHGCAQAPPEDATIRQQLAEREQALVLAQETIQILQLHVKRLEKLLQLKNVRIDDLSRRLQEAQSQQQ; via the exons ATGGCGGAGGAGGCGCGGGGGGGGCTCTACCGGTGGCTCGACCGGGTCCCGCTGTCCCGGCCCCGCAGGAACCTCACCCGGGACTTCAGCgatggag TTCTTGCCGCCGAGCTGGTTCGGTTCCACTTCCCGGCGCTGgtgcagctgcacagcttcATCCCGGCCAGCGCCACCGCCCAGAAGCTCTCCAACTGGGGCCACCTCAACCG GAAAGTGCTGCCTAAGCTGAATTTCTCCATCCCGGAGGAGGTGATCCAGGAGATCGTGCAGTGCCGGCCGGGAACTgtggagcaggtgctgatccTGCTGCGCCAGAAGATcgaggagaagcagaaggagaagcGGAGCAAGAAGGCAGCTGGGCCAGGACAG GAGCCGTCTGTCCGGGCAGCGCTGGAAGACGTCAGCTACCTGGAGACGG gttgctccaagccaaGGATCGGAGGAGGCTGCGCCGTGGGgtctcctggaggtgttgg GAGGACCACGCGCCCCCATGGCTGCGCCCAGGCTCCTCCAGAAGATGCCACCATCCGCCAGCAGCTCGCGGAGAGGGAGCAGGCGCTGGTCCTGGCGCAGGAGACCATCCAG ATCCTGCAGCTCCACGTGAAGCGGCTGGAGAAGCTCCTGCAGCTCAAGAACGTGCGGATCGACGACCTCAGCCGGCGCCTGCAGGAAGCCCAGAGCCAACAGCAGTGA
- the SPEF1 gene encoding sperm flagellar protein 1 isoform X2, translating into MAEEARGGLYRWLDRVPLSRPRRNLTRDFSDGVLAAELVRFHFPALVQLHSFIPASATAQKLSNWGHLNRKVLPKLNFSIPEEVIQEIVQCRPGTVEQVLILLRQKIEEKQKEKRSKKAAGPGQVAPSQGSEEAAPWGLLEVLGGPRAPMAAPRLLQKMPPSASSSRRGSRRWSWRRRPSRSCSST; encoded by the exons ATGGCGGAGGAGGCGCGGGGGGGGCTCTACCGGTGGCTCGACCGGGTCCCGCTGTCCCGGCCCCGCAGGAACCTCACCCGGGACTTCAGCgatggag TTCTTGCCGCCGAGCTGGTTCGGTTCCACTTCCCGGCGCTGgtgcagctgcacagcttcATCCCGGCCAGCGCCACCGCCCAGAAGCTCTCCAACTGGGGCCACCTCAACCG GAAAGTGCTGCCTAAGCTGAATTTCTCCATCCCGGAGGAGGTGATCCAGGAGATCGTGCAGTGCCGGCCGGGAACTgtggagcaggtgctgatccTGCTGCGCCAGAAGATcgaggagaagcagaaggagaagcGGAGCAAGAAGGCAGCTGGGCCAGGACAG gttgctccaagccaaGGATCGGAGGAGGCTGCGCCGTGGGgtctcctggaggtgttgg GAGGACCACGCGCCCCCATGGCTGCGCCCAGGCTCCTCCAGAAGATGCCACCATCCGCCAGCAGCTCGCGGAGAGGGAGCAGGCGCTGGTCCTGGCGCAGGAGACCATCCAG ATCCTGCAGCTCCACGTGA
- the ADISSP gene encoding UPF0687 protein C20orf27 homolog, which translates to MDTAGKGSKAKGGSVRFAPSHPPEGAHGHVHFEEKLHDSAVMVTQEKDGSFLVKVGFLKILHKYEITFLLPPVPRLGKDICAVPLPNPNLRVIGIAALPEGHSVKCEYTAHREGVLKEEMVLASETGDGACLKVVVQARVMDRHHGTPMLLDGVRCVGAELEYDSEQSDWHGFD; encoded by the exons ATGGATACGGCTGGCAAGG GCAGCAAGGCAAAGGGGGGGTCCGTGCGCTTCGCCCCCAGCCACCCTCCCGAGGGAGCCCACGGCCACGTCCACTTCGAGGAGAAGCTCCACGACTCGGCAGTGATGGTGACGCAGGAGAAGGACGGCAGCTTCCTTGTCAAG GTAGGATTCCTGAAGATCCTCCACAAGTACGAGATCACCTTCCTGCTGCCGCCGGTGCCGAGGCTGGGGAAGGACATCTGCGCCGTTCCCCTTCCCAACCCCAACCTCCGCGTCATCGGTATCGCCGCCCTGCCCGAAG GTCACAGCGTGAAGTGTGAGTACACGGCACACAGGGAGGGGGTCCTGAAGGAGGAGATGGTCCTGGCCAGCGAGACCGGTGACGGCGCCTGCCTCAAGGTTGTGGTCCAAGCCCGCGTCATGG ACCGGCACCACGGCACGCCGATGCTCCTGGATGGCGTCCGCTGCGTCGGCGCCGAACTGGAGTACGACTCAGAGCAGAGCGACTGGCACGGCTTCGATTAG